A stretch of Komagataella phaffii GS115 chromosome 2, complete sequence DNA encodes these proteins:
- a CDS encoding Putative GTPase, member of the Obg family — MSFSDFSKVETISELNDLLADKSYIDGTSPTQIDVVVYKAFQKQAPNFARWFNHIASFTDEFDTLPEGNAPAAAVAAELAEEEEDVDFFGSDDEEEDEAAEKLKQERLAAYAAKKAAKGPGPAAKSLVTLDVKPWDDETNMQDLLDNVKAIKWDGLVWGAHTFVPVGFGIKKLQINLVVEDEKVSLADLQQLIEEDEDHVQSTDIAAMSKL, encoded by the exons ATGTCCTTCTCCGATTTCTCTAAAGTTGAAACTATCAGCGAATTGAACGATTTATTGGCTGACAAGTCTTACATCGATGG TACTTCTCCAACTCAAATTGATGTAGTCGTCTACAAGGCTTTCCAAAAGCAAGCTCCAAACTTTGCTAGATGGTTCAACCACATCGCTTCTTTCACTGACGAGTTCGACACATTGCCAGAAGGCAACGCTCCAGCagctgctgttgctgctgagcttgctgaagaagaggaagacgTTGACTTCTTCGGTTCcgacgatgaagaagaggatgagGCTGCTGAAAAGCTGAAGCAAGAAAGATTGGCTGCTTACGCTGCTAAGAAGGCTGCTAAGGGACCTGGCCCAGCTGCCAAGTCTTTGGTTACTTTGGACGTCAAGCCATGGGATGACGAAACCAACATGCAAGATTTGTTGGACAACGTCAAGGCCATCAAATGGGACGGTCTGGTCTGGGGTGCTCACACATTCGTACCTGTCGGATTTGGTATCAAGAAGCTGCAAATCAACCTTGTTGTTGAGGACGAAAAGGTCTCTCTTGCTGACTTGCAACAGTTGATTGAGGAGGATGAGGACCACGTCCAATCCACCGATATTGCTGCCATGTCTAAATTGTAA